Proteins co-encoded in one Dasypus novemcinctus isolate mDasNov1 chromosome 6, mDasNov1.1.hap2, whole genome shotgun sequence genomic window:
- the FRAT1 gene encoding proto-oncogene FRAT1, which produces MPCRREEEEEAGEEAEGEEEEDSFLLLEQSVTLGGSGEVDRLVAQIGAALQLDAAQDGPASPCAPPAPPLHPPRPPTLPLLLPPASAEATGPAPPGALRCALGDRGRVRGRAAPYCVAELTAGPSALTPLPSQPGLDGRPGADKGGAAQTVTGPCRRGWLRGAAASRRLQQRRGSHPEARAGDDDPHSLLQQLVLSGNLIKEAVRRLHSRRLQLHAKLPQRQLLGPVSAPVREPPSPRSPRASCSDPGASGRRVQVRTADGIPVPGS; this is translated from the coding sequence ATGCCGTGccggagggaggaggaagaggaagccggCGAGGAAgcagagggggaagaggaggaggacagCTTCCTCCTGCTGGAGCAGTCGGTGACGCTGGGCGGCTCGGGCGAGGTGGACCGGCTGGTGGCCCAGATCGGCGCGGCGCTACAGCTGGACGCGGCGCAGGACGGCCCGGCCTCCCCGTGCGCGCCCCCGGCGCCCCCTCTGCACCCCCCGCGGCCCCCGACCCTGCCGCTGCTTCTGCCGCCGGCATCCGCGGAGGCCACGGGCCCGGCGCCCCCTGGGGCCCTGCGCTGCGCCCTCGGGGACCGCGGCCGCGTGCGAGGTCGGGCTGCGCCCTACTGCGTGGCGGAGCTCACCGCGGGGCCCAGCGCGCTGACCCCGTTACCCTCTCAGCCCGGCCTTGATGGCCGTCCCGGCGCGGACAAGGGGGGCGCTGCGCAGACGGTGACTGGCCCGTGCCGGCGAGGATGGCTGCGAGGCGCCGCCGCATCCCGCCGCCTGCAGCAACGACGCGGTTCCCACCCCGAAGCCCGCGCAGGCGACGACGACCCGCATAGTCTCCTGCAGCAGCTCGTGCTCTCGGGCAACCTCATCAAGGAGGCCGTGCGGAGGCTTCACTCGCGGCGGCTGCAGTTACACGCAAAGCTTCCCCAACGCCAGCTCCTAGGACCTGTGTCGGCCCCAGTGCGTGAGCCCCCTTCGCCCCGCAGCCCTCGCGCATCCTGCAGTGACCCCGGTGCCTCTGGCAGGAGGGTGCAGGTTAGAACTGCAGACGGCATTCCTGTGCCCGGCAGCTAG